Proteins from a single region of Flaviflexus salsibiostraticola:
- the pgi gene encoding glucose-6-phosphate isomerase — MPPSPIDPTSTPAWSRLGEIMQDFTPDFRAWFAENPGRAEEFSFTAADLHVDLSKSFLTGEVRDALVGLAKETAVEERRDAMMRGDRINVTEDRAVLHTALRAPRGSEIIVDGENVVDQVHEVLDRVYAFAEKVRSGEWVGATGRPIETVVNIGIGGSDLGPVMAYEALKPYLQEDLEVRFISNIDPTDAGEKLAGLDPETTLFIIVSKTFTTMETLTNAKVARAWLLDSLPEEVRDDAVATHFVAVSTALDKVAEFGIDPENAFGFWSWVGGRYSVGSAVGTSLAIAIGPDNFADFLAGHRAMDEHFAKAPAEENVPLLMGMLNVFYVNLMGATSHAVLPYSQYLHRFPAYLQQLTMESNGKSVRWDGSAVTTATGEVFWGEPGTNGQHAFYQLIHQGTQLIPADFIAFANPTYPFETDGNDQHELLLGNFFAQTKALAFGKSADEVRAEGTDEAIVPARVFSGNRPTASIMAPYLSPSVLGQLIALYEHITFVQGIVWGVDSFDQWGVELGKEMASDLGPAIAGDDEALGEQDPSTRALIAYYHRFRDARPAAEK, encoded by the coding sequence ATGCCTCCGTCGCCGATCGATCCGACAAGCACCCCCGCCTGGTCAAGGCTGGGCGAGATCATGCAGGACTTCACCCCAGACTTCCGGGCATGGTTCGCAGAGAACCCGGGTCGGGCCGAGGAGTTCTCCTTCACGGCGGCGGATCTGCATGTCGACCTGTCGAAGTCCTTCCTCACCGGTGAGGTCAGGGACGCTCTCGTCGGTCTGGCGAAGGAGACGGCCGTGGAGGAGCGGCGCGATGCGATGATGCGCGGCGATCGGATCAACGTGACGGAGGACCGCGCGGTCCTTCACACGGCGCTCCGGGCACCCCGCGGATCGGAGATCATCGTGGACGGCGAGAACGTCGTCGACCAGGTTCACGAGGTCCTCGATCGTGTCTACGCGTTTGCGGAGAAGGTCCGCTCGGGAGAGTGGGTCGGCGCGACGGGCAGGCCGATCGAGACTGTCGTCAACATCGGCATCGGTGGATCCGACCTCGGGCCCGTCATGGCCTACGAGGCACTCAAGCCGTACCTGCAGGAGGACCTCGAGGTCCGCTTCATCTCGAACATCGACCCGACGGACGCGGGTGAGAAGCTGGCGGGGCTCGATCCGGAGACGACGCTCTTCATCATCGTGTCGAAGACGTTCACGACGATGGAGACTCTGACGAACGCGAAGGTGGCGCGGGCCTGGCTGCTCGACAGCCTGCCCGAGGAGGTGCGCGACGATGCTGTCGCCACCCACTTCGTCGCCGTGTCGACCGCCCTTGACAAGGTGGCGGAGTTCGGCATCGATCCTGAGAACGCGTTCGGCTTCTGGTCGTGGGTGGGCGGACGCTACTCCGTCGGATCGGCGGTGGGAACCAGCCTCGCGATCGCGATCGGCCCGGATAATTTCGCCGACTTCCTCGCGGGACACAGGGCCATGGACGAGCACTTCGCGAAGGCTCCCGCGGAGGAGAACGTCCCCCTCCTCATGGGAATGCTCAACGTCTTCTACGTCAACCTCATGGGCGCCACCTCCCATGCCGTCCTGCCGTACTCGCAGTATCTTCACCGCTTCCCCGCCTACCTCCAGCAGCTGACGATGGAGTCGAACGGCAAGTCAGTCCGCTGGGATGGCAGCGCGGTCACGACCGCGACGGGCGAGGTGTTCTGGGGAGAGCCGGGCACGAACGGCCAGCACGCCTTCTACCAGCTCATCCACCAGGGCACCCAGCTGATCCCGGCCGACTTCATCGCCTTCGCCAACCCGACATACCCCTTCGAGACGGACGGCAACGACCAGCACGAGCTGCTGCTCGGCAACTTCTTCGCTCAGACCAAGGCGCTCGCCTTCGGCAAGAGCGCCGATGAGGTGCGCGCCGAGGGTACGGACGAGGCGATCGTGCCCGCGCGCGTCTTCTCGGGCAACAGGCCGACGGCGTCGATTATGGCCCCCTACCTCAGCCCGTCCGTCCTCGGACAGCTCATCGCCCTCTACGAGCACATCACCTTCGTCCAGGGGATCGTCTGGGGAGTCGACTCCTTCGACCAGTGGGGCGTCGAGCTCGGCAAGGAGATGGCGAGCGACCTCGGCCCGGCGATCGCCGGCGATGACGAGGCGCTCGGCGAGCAGGACCCGTCCACGCGGGCCCTCATCGCCTACTACCACCGTTTCCGGGACGCAAGACCCGCCGCTGAGAAATAG
- a CDS encoding 6-phosphofructokinase, translating to MEPVKIAVLTSGGDAQGMNAIVRAVIRTALHEGARPFAIREGWKGAVEGGDLIREMSWGDVSTILHRGGTIIGTARSDRFREREGMRAAAKNLVSLGIDRIVSIGGDGTLTGTNELKLQWSSLLAELVELGEIDQETADRHPTLRIAGVVGSIDNDLVGTDMTVGADSALHRIIDAVDAISSTAESHRRSFVIEVMGRHCGYLALMSAIAGGCDYVFVPEMPPADGWEDDMCRVLRAGRKAGRRDSIIIVAEGATDRRGERITSERVAQALEAGLGEEARVTLLGHVQRGGPPSAYDRWMPTLLGYTATLELLRSDGEPVIIGTRRNRLVRLPLMQAVEDTRAVKTYTAEGDYRRAVESRGSSYAEMIDVFSTLSSPVPRRAPSAKRRRIAIVHVGGLAPGMNAAARTAVRFGIDHGYDMVGVQNGLPGLVDGDIIPLSWSDVDSWSGSGGAELGTRRTIPPVEDFYTMGRTLEEQEIDGLLIIGGLNGYEAAALMKEERRRFPAFRIPIMCVPASIDNNLPGSELSIGADTALNTNVEVLNRIKQSASASRRCFVAEVMGRNAGYLALMSAIASGAEQVYLAETGITLKQLETDTKVMIDAFENGRRLYLVVRNEYASEHYTTDFLARLFEAEGKELFDVRQAVIGHQQQGGNPSPFDRLLAVRLIRRAMEKLDSLLVQGRDDCAYVGMAEGQISCHPLSRMEEQWDPRTRLPYDQWWLGLKDVAYIVSNPHHSGPAEVLPIVEDA from the coding sequence ATGGAACCAGTGAAGATTGCCGTCCTGACATCGGGCGGCGATGCCCAGGGGATGAACGCCATTGTCCGCGCCGTCATCCGCACCGCACTCCACGAGGGCGCCCGGCCCTTCGCCATCCGGGAGGGGTGGAAGGGCGCCGTCGAGGGCGGCGACCTCATCCGGGAGATGTCGTGGGGCGATGTCTCGACGATCCTCCACCGGGGCGGGACCATCATCGGCACCGCCCGGTCCGACCGGTTCCGTGAACGCGAGGGCATGCGCGCCGCCGCGAAGAACCTCGTGTCGCTCGGCATCGATCGCATCGTCTCCATCGGCGGCGATGGAACCCTGACGGGCACGAACGAGCTCAAGCTCCAGTGGTCCTCGCTTCTGGCCGAGCTCGTCGAGCTCGGGGAGATCGACCAGGAGACGGCGGACCGACACCCGACCCTGAGGATCGCCGGTGTCGTCGGTTCCATCGACAACGACCTCGTCGGAACCGACATGACCGTCGGAGCCGATTCGGCCCTCCACCGCATCATCGATGCGGTGGATGCAATCTCGTCGACGGCGGAGTCGCACCGGCGCTCCTTCGTCATCGAGGTCATGGGCCGCCACTGCGGCTACCTCGCCCTCATGAGCGCCATCGCCGGCGGCTGTGACTACGTCTTCGTTCCGGAGATGCCCCCGGCGGACGGCTGGGAGGACGACATGTGCCGGGTCCTGCGGGCCGGCCGGAAGGCGGGCCGACGGGATTCGATCATCATCGTCGCCGAGGGCGCCACCGACCGGAGGGGCGAGCGGATCACCTCAGAGCGGGTGGCCCAGGCCCTCGAGGCGGGCCTCGGCGAAGAGGCTCGGGTGACCCTTCTCGGGCACGTCCAGCGCGGCGGGCCACCCTCCGCCTACGACCGGTGGATGCCGACTCTGCTCGGCTACACGGCGACGCTCGAGCTGCTGCGCAGCGACGGCGAGCCCGTCATTATCGGCACGCGCCGCAATCGACTCGTCCGCCTGCCGCTCATGCAGGCGGTGGAGGACACGCGTGCCGTCAAGACCTACACCGCGGAGGGCGATTACCGGCGGGCCGTTGAATCGCGGGGCTCGTCCTACGCGGAGATGATCGACGTCTTCTCGACGCTCTCCTCCCCGGTCCCGCGGAGAGCTCCCTCCGCGAAGCGACGCCGGATCGCCATCGTCCACGTCGGTGGGCTGGCGCCGGGCATGAATGCCGCCGCTCGGACAGCCGTCCGGTTCGGCATCGACCACGGCTACGACATGGTCGGGGTCCAGAACGGACTGCCCGGCCTCGTCGACGGGGACATCATCCCCCTGTCCTGGTCCGACGTCGACTCCTGGTCGGGTTCGGGCGGAGCCGAGCTCGGCACCCGCAGGACCATCCCGCCCGTCGAGGACTTCTACACCATGGGCCGAACCCTCGAGGAGCAGGAGATCGATGGTCTCCTCATCATCGGCGGCCTCAACGGCTACGAGGCGGCCGCGCTCATGAAGGAGGAGCGCCGGCGCTTCCCCGCCTTCCGGATCCCCATCATGTGTGTGCCCGCCTCCATCGACAACAACCTGCCCGGCTCCGAACTCTCGATCGGTGCGGACACGGCGCTCAACACCAACGTCGAGGTGCTCAACAGGATCAAGCAGTCCGCCTCCGCGTCCCGGCGCTGCTTCGTTGCCGAGGTCATGGGCCGCAACGCGGGCTATCTCGCCCTCATGTCCGCCATCGCCTCCGGTGCGGAGCAGGTCTATCTCGCCGAGACCGGGATCACCCTCAAGCAGCTCGAGACCGACACGAAGGTCATGATCGACGCCTTTGAGAACGGCAGGCGCCTCTATCTCGTCGTGCGGAACGAGTACGCCTCAGAGCACTACACGACGGACTTCCTCGCCCGACTGTTCGAGGCCGAGGGGAAGGAGCTGTTCGACGTGCGGCAGGCCGTCATCGGCCACCAGCAGCAGGGCGGCAACCCGTCGCCCTTCGACAGGCTCCTCGCCGTCCGGCTCATTCGGCGGGCAATGGAGAAACTCGACTCCCTCCTCGTCCAGGGCCGGGACGACTGCGCCTACGTCGGCATGGCGGAGGGGCAGATCAGCTGTCACCCGCTCTCTCGGATGGAGGAGCAGTGGGATCCGCGGACGCGCCTGCCGTACGACCAGTGGTGGCTCGGACTGAAGGACGTCGCCTACATCGTCTCCAACCCTCACCACAGCGGACCCGCGGAGGTCCTGCCGATCGTCGAGGACGCGTAA
- a CDS encoding response regulator: MRVIIVDDHPLARAGMVGELARVGGFDVVGQAHDVDSAIAITRELKPEVVLLDVHMPGGSGGGGAEVVRACSDLYPDTKFLAISVSDAARDVVAVVRAGARGYVTKDVTGEKLADALRRVADGDAAFSARLAGFVLDAFGAGSGDVADRDDELDRLTAREQEVMRLIARGMAYKEVASELFISIKTVETHVSAVLRKLQLSNRHELARWAAARRIV, translated from the coding sequence ATGAGAGTCATCATCGTCGATGATCACCCGCTTGCCCGCGCCGGCATGGTCGGCGAGCTCGCCCGCGTGGGCGGCTTCGACGTCGTCGGCCAGGCCCACGACGTCGATTCCGCGATCGCCATCACCCGCGAGCTCAAGCCCGAGGTCGTCCTCCTCGACGTCCACATGCCCGGCGGCAGCGGGGGAGGGGGTGCCGAGGTCGTCCGCGCCTGCAGCGACCTCTATCCGGACACGAAGTTCCTCGCCATCTCCGTCTCCGACGCGGCCCGGGACGTCGTCGCGGTCGTCCGGGCAGGTGCCCGAGGGTATGTGACGAAGGATGTAACGGGGGAGAAGCTGGCCGACGCCCTGCGGCGCGTGGCGGATGGGGACGCGGCCTTCTCGGCACGGCTCGCCGGCTTCGTCCTCGACGCGTTCGGCGCAGGATCGGGCGATGTCGCCGATCGGGATGACGAACTCGACCGGCTGACCGCGCGCGAGCAGGAGGTCATGCGCCTCATCGCCCGCGGCATGGCGTACAAGGAGGTCGCGAGCGAGCTCTTCATCTCCATCAAGACCGTCGAGACGCACGTCTCGGCCGTGCTCCGCAAGCTCCAGCTGTCCAACAGGCACGAGCTGGCCCGCTGGGCCGCCGCGCGCAGGATCGTCTGA
- a CDS encoding ATP-binding protein encodes MERYPLRRPQSGRIVTGVCQGISDHIGVNVWIIRGVFALLGLARFAGVLIYMWLTIAVPASDDVPDRVEPRFAPTPRTRLLSFAVLAVVAAIGLVVFQSLITISIGVVISLACLVAGAALAWTNIGGSSVRVQLIRLLSGISLLVIGVLIFAVRDEDPQTMVTSVVVALSVLVIAAFAMWPAVARMLGELDAARRESASEAARADIAAHLHDSVLQTLTLIRNAASDPAAVTRLARVQERQLRTWLYGADRDESSLPDAFRTMIGEVEDLYGVEVDFVAVGDGERDEHSRALLAASREAVVNAVRHGAAPISVYAEFSKDATDVFIRDHGEGFDIEAVPDDRHGVRDSILARTHRHGGAATIRGRSPGTEVHIRIPRGHI; translated from the coding sequence ATGGAACGCTACCCCCTGCGCAGGCCCCAGTCGGGGCGCATCGTCACCGGGGTGTGCCAGGGCATCTCCGACCACATCGGCGTCAACGTGTGGATCATCCGCGGCGTCTTCGCCCTTCTCGGCCTGGCGCGCTTCGCCGGCGTCCTCATCTATATGTGGCTGACGATCGCCGTGCCGGCCTCCGACGATGTGCCGGATCGGGTGGAGCCGAGGTTCGCGCCGACTCCCCGCACGCGGCTGCTGTCCTTCGCTGTCCTCGCCGTCGTGGCCGCGATCGGACTCGTCGTCTTCCAGTCCCTCATCACGATCTCCATCGGCGTCGTCATCTCGCTCGCCTGCCTCGTCGCGGGAGCGGCGCTCGCATGGACGAATATCGGCGGAAGCTCCGTCCGGGTCCAGCTCATCCGCCTCCTCTCGGGCATCTCGCTTCTCGTCATCGGCGTCCTCATCTTCGCCGTGCGCGACGAGGACCCGCAGACGATGGTCACGTCCGTCGTCGTTGCCCTCAGCGTCCTCGTCATCGCGGCGTTCGCGATGTGGCCGGCGGTTGCGCGGATGCTCGGCGAGCTTGACGCGGCGCGGCGGGAGAGCGCCTCCGAGGCGGCCCGTGCCGATATCGCCGCCCACCTGCACGACTCCGTGCTCCAGACGCTCACCCTCATCCGCAACGCGGCCTCGGACCCCGCCGCCGTCACGCGCCTCGCCCGTGTCCAGGAGCGTCAGCTGCGCACGTGGCTGTACGGGGCCGACCGGGACGAGTCGTCCCTGCCGGATGCGTTCAGGACGATGATCGGCGAGGTGGAGGACCTGTACGGCGTCGAGGTCGACTTCGTCGCGGTCGGCGACGGTGAGCGGGACGAGCACAGCAGGGCGCTGCTCGCGGCCAGCCGCGAGGCTGTCGTCAACGCGGTCCGCCATGGGGCGGCGCCGATCTCCGTCTATGCGGAGTTCTCGAAGGACGCGACCGATGTCTTCATCCGCGACCACGGGGAGGGTTTCGACATCGAGGCCGTCCCGGACGATCGGCATGGGGTGCGGGATTCCATTCTCGCCCGCACCCACAGGCACGGCGGAGCTGCGACAATCAGAGGACGAAGTCCGGGCACCGAAGTCCACATCAGAATCCCACGAGGTCACATATGA
- a CDS encoding PspC domain-containing protein produces the protein MTGDTFFDSIRSLGIQRPDDAPLAGVCAGLARRWNVDPLIVRAVFVALAFLGGAGITLYALGWLFLPDSRERIHAQEPFYGKVSASLVFGILLVIMPMSSFSLGLRDVYLFGPVGVLLTIILIVVIVILANNRESGWRPGQPGMGADAAAAPSGPQPAAPHGDQPPAAAEPDAGPAADPYAGPHTNPATSPVTDSTNPSAGAPMSQDRPWAQPSHQPTDRSALYATVGQDIDAPDERPVTSSRVVLLALALILILAAGVALLYDRGFGPLTDSNLIIGAFAAASIILGLVVLIYGISGRRGGGLSALAIVVAALTLPSAALTAVPSAEHHVIMGEGFWAPTSAQEAAGGYSMLMGTLELDVTGLDEAEIDVSGRLGEITLVAADDQKVAIIADYVMADLSGANGRQANSSGFRGDSTFFVGDITTVEEADIVINLDLIAGSFTLERQS, from the coding sequence ATGACTGGAGATACATTCTTTGACTCCATCAGATCACTGGGAATCCAGCGACCTGATGACGCGCCGCTCGCCGGCGTCTGCGCGGGACTCGCGAGGCGCTGGAACGTCGACCCTCTCATCGTGCGGGCCGTCTTCGTCGCCCTCGCCTTCCTCGGCGGGGCCGGCATCACCCTCTACGCCCTCGGCTGGCTCTTCCTCCCCGACAGCAGGGAGCGGATCCACGCCCAGGAGCCCTTCTACGGGAAGGTGTCCGCAAGCCTCGTCTTCGGCATCCTCCTCGTCATCATGCCGATGTCCTCCTTCAGCCTCGGCTTACGCGACGTCTACCTGTTCGGCCCCGTCGGCGTCCTGCTGACAATCATCCTCATCGTCGTCATCGTCATCCTGGCGAACAACCGCGAGTCGGGATGGCGCCCCGGCCAGCCCGGCATGGGCGCAGATGCAGCGGCCGCTCCCAGTGGCCCACAGCCCGCCGCCCCGCACGGCGATCAGCCCCCCGCGGCCGCGGAGCCGGACGCGGGTCCGGCAGCAGACCCCTATGCCGGCCCGCACACCAACCCAGCCACGAGCCCAGTCACCGACTCGACCAATCCGAGCGCCGGTGCGCCGATGTCGCAGGACCGCCCGTGGGCACAGCCCTCCCATCAGCCGACCGACCGCTCCGCCCTCTACGCAACGGTGGGCCAGGACATCGACGCACCCGATGAGAGGCCGGTGACCAGCTCCCGTGTTGTCCTGCTCGCCCTTGCCCTGATCCTCATCCTCGCCGCCGGCGTTGCGCTCCTCTACGACCGCGGCTTCGGACCGCTGACGGACTCCAATCTCATCATCGGCGCCTTCGCCGCCGCGTCGATCATCCTCGGACTCGTCGTCCTCATCTACGGCATCAGCGGCAGGCGCGGCGGCGGCCTCTCGGCTCTCGCGATCGTCGTCGCCGCCCTCACCCTCCCCTCCGCAGCCCTCACAGCGGTGCCCTCCGCCGAGCACCACGTCATCATGGGCGAAGGTTTCTGGGCGCCGACCTCGGCGCAGGAGGCCGCGGGCGGGTACTCGATGCTCATGGGAACGCTCGAGCTCGACGTGACCGGGCTCGACGAGGCGGAGATCGACGTGAGCGGCAGGCTCGGCGAGATCACCCTCGTCGCCGCCGATGACCAGAAGGTCGCCATCATCGCCGATTACGTCATGGCCGACCTATCCGGAGCGAACGGCCGGCAGGCCAACTCAAGCGGCTTCCGCGGCGATTCCACATTCTTCGTCGGCGACATCACCACAGTCGAGGAGGCCGACATCGTCATCAACCTCGACCTCATCGCCGGATCCTTCACCCTGGAGAGGCAGTCATGA